The window ATCTCGGGCATCCCCGACGGGGACGAAAAACCGACGGCCGACGCACCCCTGCTCGTCCAACAGCCCCTCGCCGATCTCGGCGGCGGCGAGACGATCCGCGAGCTCCACCAGGACACCCCGTTCTCGATGGTGGCGCTGACCTCAGCCGACCTCACCGGGACCTCCGCGCGCGTGCGCGCCAAGAAGGACGACGGCTCGTGGGGACAGTGGTACGACGTCGAGCCGCTCGAAGGAGTGGGCGCCGACACCCCGAGCCCGGGCGGGATACGCGGCACCGACCCCGTGTTCGTCGGACGCACCACGACGGTGCAGATCGCGGTGACCCGACCCGACGACGCCGCGGCCACCGCGCCGGCGGCGCCGGCCGCCCCCGCGCCGACGGGCCCGGCGCTCGGCTACGTGCCGGCCAACGTCGAACAGCCTCTCGCCGAGAACGTCACCGCGGTGCTGATCAGTCCACCTGAGGCGCCCCCGGATCTCGGCCCACTACCCAACGCCGCGACACCCGCCGGAGTGCCGCCCCGCATCATCAACCGCATGGAATGGGGCGCCGACGAGGGGATGCGTTGCGGAGAACCCCGCTACGACAACAAGATCCGGGCCGGTGTGCTCCACCACACGGCCGGCAGCAACGATTACAGCCCCGGTGACTCCGCGGGCATCATCCGCTCGATCTACGAGTACCACACCCGCACGCTGGGCTGGTGCGACATCGCCTACAACGCGATGGTGGACAAGTACGGCCAGGTGTTCGAGGGCCGTGCGGGCGGTATGGCACGGCCCGTCGAGGGCGCGCACACCGGCGGCTTCAACCACAACACGTGGGGCGTCGCGATGCTCGGCAACTTCGAGGCCGTGCCACCGACACCGATCCAATTGCGCAACACCTCAAGGCTTCTCGGGTGGGTGCTCGGCCAGTCGGGCGTCGACCCGCTCGGCACCGTGGTGCTCCCGTCCGAGGGCGGTTCGTTCACCAAGTTCCCGTTCGGCGCCCCGACGACGCTGCCCGCGATCTTCACCCACCGCGACGTCGGCAACACCGAATGCCCCGGCGCCGCCGCGTACGCGCTGCTCCCCGAAGTGCGCAACATCGCGGCGCGGTTCAACGATCCGCCCGGACCCGAACAGCTCGCCGAGACCCTGCGCGGCGGAGCGATCTTCGCCAAATGGGACTCCCTCGGCGGCATGAACAGCTATCTGGGCCGACCGACCTCGCCCGAGGCGTCCGGACTGGGCGCGGCCCGCTACGTGACCTTCGAGCACGGCGCGGTCTATTGGTCCCCGGAGACCGGCGCCGAGCCCGTCACCGGCGAGCTCTACAAGGCCTGGGGCGCACTGGGATTCGAGCGGGGCGCACTGGGATTGCCGACCAGCGCCGAGATCGCCGAGCCGCAGTGGATCGTGCAGAACTTCCAGCACGGGACCCTGAACTTCGACAGGGAGAAGGGCACCGTCACCCGCGTCACCGACGGCGTCCCGGTGGAACTGCCTCCCGCCGACCTCAATCCCGTTCAGCTGGAACGCTTCACCCCACCGAGCAACCCGGTCTAACGCAGCATCCTGCCCAACTGGGCCCTGGACCGGATCCCCAGCTTCCGGTAGACGCGGCTCAGATTCGTCTCGATGGTCTTCACGCTGACGAACAACGCCTCGGCCACGTCGCGGTTGCTCATCCCCGATGCCGCCAACTCGGCGATCCGGCGCTCGGAGGCGGTGAGCTCCGACCCGACCGCCGACCTGCCCGCCGCGATGCGGGACAGGTCCTGTCGGGCCCGCTCGATCCACAGCGGGACACCGAGGTCCTCGAACTGGGCGAGCGCGTCACCCACCACGACCGCGGCCGCGTCACGGCGGCGCAGCCTGCGCAACACCTCACCGTGGGTGAGCGCGGTGCGTGCCCGCTCGAACGGCATCGCGAGCCGGGCGTGCTCGGCCATCGCGCGCTCGGCGGCGGCCAGCGCGCCCTCGACGTCACCGGTGGCATTCAGAAGCAGGGCCCTGCAACGATGTCCGACGGCGAGCTGCCACGGCCTGTCCAGCTCGGCACCGTTGCGCTCGAACGCCGCGATCAGAGGCTCCGCGTCGTCGAGGCGCCCGACCGCGATCAGCGCCTCGATCGCGTCGGGCATGAAGCACGCGGACATCAGCTCGGTGCCCGGGAACCCGCGGTACAGCTCGACCAGCGGCTCGGCGGCGCGCAGCGCCTGATCGTGGTTGCCTCGCGACACCTCCAGGAACGCCAGTGTCGCGCTCGCCCACACGGTCAGCGCGACATAGTCACCCTCCTGCGACAACGCTCTGCTCGCGTGGTCGCGGGCCTGCTCGTCCCGGCCGCGGTACGCGGCGACAGCCGCGCAGACACTGAACGCGATCACCATCGAGCCGCCGAGCTGCTCGGCCCGCTCCATCGTGTCGGCGGCGTAGGCGTCCGCCTCGGCGTACCGTCCCCGCCAGATCGCCACCAGTGTGCGGTATCCGAGGACTGCCATCACGTCCTGCTCGGCGCCCCGCTGCGCACTGCGCTGCGCCACGGCCGCCAACTGACCGTCCGCCTCGGCCAGCCGGCCCGTCAACGCCAGAGACAGACCACGAGCAGCACTGGCGCGGAACGGAATCGGTGTGTTGTCCTCGGGGTCCTCAAGATCGACCGCGCGCAACAGGGCTGCCGAGTCCAGCCCGTTTCCGGCCTGGAAGCTGACGTGGACCCACATGGCCAGCGCCCGGCTGGTCAACGCGGGCACACCGGCACGTTCGGCGACGGCGACCGCCTCCCGCACGGTCGCGAGCTGCGCGGTGAACGACCCGGTCATCCCGAGACAGAACCCCAGTGACAGCAGCGTCGTGACCAACACCGCGTCGTTGTCGGCGTCCGCGCGGGCACGCTCGAGCAGCTCGACCGCCCGGATGTAGTCGTCCTCCACCATGCGCACTCCGGCAAGGAGATTCAGCGCGATCGCGCACAGCACACCCGGCCGCAGATCGACGAGCGCCTGCTCGAGCAGCGTCGCGGCCCGCCGCATGTCACCGGCGACGACGTGGTGCTCGGCGGCCCGGATGCGCCGCGACACGCTGTCTCCGCCGAGCTGCATCGCCCACTCGAGGAGCTCCGCGGCCGCCGCCGGGGCGCCGCGCGCCCGGGCCGCATCGGCAGCGGCGTCCAGAGTCGTCAACGTGGTCTCGTCGGCGACGGTCGACGCGAGAGCGAGGTGGCGGGCGCGCAACTCGGGGTCGGTCTTGAGATCGGCCAGCCTGCGGTGGACCTCCCGCCGGCGCTGCGGGTCGGCGCCGGCGTAGATCCCGTTGGCCAGCACCGGGTGCGTGAACCGGATCCGGTTGCCGTCGATGACGACGATGCCCTCGACCTCGGCCGCCTCGACCAGACCCGTGACCGCCGCGGGGGTGACCCCGACCGCCTTCGCCAGCAGATCCACCGTCGGCGACGTGGCCGACGCGGCCACCAGCAGCACGTCCCGGACATCCTCGGCGAGCCCGTCCACCCGGAGTCGGACCAACTCGGACAGCGATTCGGGCAACCGCTGCCCCGGACGGCTCCCGGCGCCGTCGGCCACGCGTGCCAACTCCAACGCGTACAACGGATTACCGCCGGAGACCTCGGCGATCCGGACGATCTGCGGCCGGGAGAACCTTCTGCCCAGCCGGCTCGACAGCATCGTGTGCAGTGCCCCGAGACTCATCGGCGCGACCGGCAGCCGCGTGAGCGCCCCGGTGCCGACCTGCAGCCAGGTGGCGGCGGGCAACCCGGGCCCCACCCCCGGGCGTTCGGCGACGACGAAGCCGACCCTGCCCTTGACCCGGCGTGCGACGAAAGCGAGCACCGCGACGCTGGACGGATCGAGCCACTGCACGTCGTCGACCGCGACCAACACCGGTGTGCGCGTGGCCGAGCCGTGTACGGCGCCGAGCAGCGCCGCGGCGATCACCCGTTCGTCCGTCGGTCCGCCCGTGCCGTCCCCACGCCGCAGCACCCCATCCGCCGCCCTGCGTTGCAGCTCGGGCAACCCGTCGAGGATGTCGGTCTGCACGCCGGCGAACAGATCGGCGATCGCGGCGTGCGCGAGCCCCGACCCGGACTGGTCCCCGTGCGCCGAGAGCACCCGGAAACCCGCCTGCCGGGCCGCGTCCACGACCCCCGCCAGCATCGTGGTCTTGCCGATGCCGGCCTCACCCTCGATCAACAGACCGGCCGGCTGCAGCTGCTGCAGCCCCGCCAGGAAGTCGTCGACGGCCTTCACGCGCTTACCGCCACCACCGTTCCAGGACGCGGGCGACCCCGTCCTCGGCGTTGGTGCCCGTCACCTCGTCGGCGGCGGCGAGCGCGTCGGGATGCGCGTTGCCCATCGCCACACCCAATCCGGCCCAGCCGAGCATCGGGACGTCGTTGGGCATGTCACCGAAAGTCACGATGTCGGCGGCGTCCACCCCCAGCGGGCGGGCCAGCTCCTCGATCCCGGTGGCCTTGCTGATGCCCAACGGCATGATCTCGATCAGCCCGTTGTTCGTCGAGTACGTGATGTCGCCCTCGGTGCCGATGTGCTGGGCGAGGACCTCGGCCATGTCGGCGCTGCGGGCACCGGCCTTGCGCACCAGGAGTTTGACCGCGGGAGCGCTGAGCAGATCCTCGATCGAGACCTCGGTGTTGTCCGGGTTCAGCCAGGCGTGCTCGTATCCCGGCGAGCTGACGAACTGCGGCGTGGCCGCGTCGTGGGCGCTGCTGCCGACACGTTCCACGGCCAGCCCCGCGCCGGGGATCGTCCGCGTCGCGATCTCGGCCAGCATCGCGAGCACGTCGGTCGAGAGGGTGCGCGCCGAGACGATCCGGTCCGTGGACGGGTCGTAGATCACGGCGCCGTTGGCGCACACCGCCATCGGCGCGAAACCCAACTGATCGACGACGGGCCCGACCCAACGGGGTGGCCGTCCGGTGGCCAGCACGAACCGCACTCCGGCATCGACCGCCGCCCGCACGGCGGACCGTGTTCTGGCCGTGACGTTCTCGTCGTTGTCGAGCAGGGTGCCGTCCACGTCGGTGGCGATCATCAACGGCGTCATCGGCGCCCGTTCCGTCTGCGTGCCCGCTCCGCCAACTCCGCTTCCTCCATCCGTCGTGCCTCCTCGGGCGTCGGCGCACCGCCGCCGAGGCGGCGGGGTAGCCAGAACGCTCCCGGCGGTTGCCCGTAATCGTCCTGCACCTCGTGCAGCAACCTGGTCATCTCCGCACGCAGCACCGCGCCGGCATCAGCTGCGGCCGCCGCCGGTTCCAGCGGCGCCCCGACCGATACCGTGACCGGAAACCTCCTGCGGCCCAGCGCTCTCGGGTGATCCTTGGTCCACACGCGATGGGCTCCCCACACGATCAGCGGCACGATCGGCACCCGGGCCTCGACGGCCATGCGCACCGCACCGGACTTGAACTCCTTGAGCTCGAAGCTGCGGCTGATCGTCGCCTCGGGATACACCCCGACGATCTCGCCCCGCAGCAGAGACTGCACCGCGGCGGCGTACGCGCCCGCACCCGCCTGCCGGTCCACCGGGATGGTGCCGGTGTGCTCGATCAGCCACCCGAGGACCGGCACGTCCTGCATCTCCGCCTTGATCATGAACCGCATGCGCCGGCCCCGCCGCTTGGCCGCCAGCGCCGCCGGTAGGAAGTCGACATACCCGGTGTGGTTGATCGCGATCACCGCGCCGCCGGTGGCCGGCAGGTTCTCCAGCCCCCGGAAGGTGATCTCGGTACCGGTGGCGCGCACGAGGGCCTCGGCCGTGATCTCCAGTGTGCGGAAGACCGGCTCCATCGGACTTAATCCGGTGCCTCGGCGTTCCCGGTGTCGATCCCCGGTGTCGCGGAACGTCGGGCGGCTTTCTGCGCCGCCTCCTCCGCGTCCATCCGGTTGGCCTCCGCCAGCGTCGGCGCGCCGCCACCCATCCGGTGCGGCACCCAGAACTCGCCGGGCGGGTGGGGTCCGTAGGCGTCCTGCACCTGCGCGAGCAGGTGCTGCATCCGCGAGTGCAGCAGGGTGGTGAGCTCGGCGGCGGGCAGCGTCGGCTCGATCGGCGTGCCCACCGCGATGTGGATCGGCACCTTGGGCCGCTTCATGTTCTTCGGATGGCCCTTGGTCCAGATCCGCTGCGCACCCCACACGATGTGCGGCACGATCGGCACGTTCGCCGCGATCGCCATCCGTGCGGCGCCGGATTTGAACTCCTTGATCTCGAAGCTCCGGCTGATCGTCGCCTCCGGATAGACGCCGACGAACTCGCCGGCGGCCAGCCGGCGGCAGGCTTCGTCGAACGACGCCGCCCCGCTGTCCCGGTCGACCGGGATGTGCTTCATACCCCGCATCAGCGGGCCGCTGATCTTGTTGTCGAAGACTTCCTTCTTCGCCATGAACCGGACCTTGCGGCCCAGGTGCTGCCGGTAGGCGGGCAGCCCGGCGAACGTGAAGTCGAAGTAGCTGGTGTGGTTGATCGCGATGACGGCCCCGCCGGTGCGAGGCAGATTCTCGATCCCCGTCACGGTGAACTTCAGGCCCTGAATCCGCCAGACCAGCCGGGCCAGCTGGATCGCGGTGCCGTATACCGGTTCCACAGGCGCAAGCGTAGTGCGCCGCCGCGCGCGCCCTGCAGCGCTGCCCCGTCCCGCTAAACTGCTCTGCGGGTCCGCAGTCACCGCAGCGGGCCCGGAAGGGACATCTGTGCAGGTCACGAGCGTCGGCCATGCCGGCTTCCGCATCGACACCAAGGCCGGCAGCATTCTGTGCGACCCGTGGGTCAACCCCGCCTACTTCGCGTCGTGGTTCCCGTTCCCCGACAACACCGGCCTCGATTGGTCTGCACTCGGCGCCGTGGACTACCTCTACGTGTCGCACCTGCACAAGGACCACTTCGACCCGAAGAACCTCGCCGAGCACGTCAACAAGGATGCGGTCGTGCTGCTGCCGGACTTCCCGGTGCCCGACCTGCGCCGCGAACTGGAGAAGCTGGGTTTCCACACGTTCTTCGAGACCACCGACTCGGTCAAGCACCGCGTCAGCGGACCGAAGGGCGACCTCGATGTGATGATCATCGCGCTGCGCGCCCCGGCCGACGGCCCGATCGGCGACTCCGGCCTGGTGGTGTCGGACGGTGTCACGACCGCGTTCAACATGAACGACGCCAGGCCGGTCGATCTGGACATGGTGCACGCCGACTTCGGCCAGATCGACGTCCACATGCTGCAGTACTCGGGCGCGATCTGGTACCCGATGGTCTACGACATGCCCGCCCGCGCCAAGCAAGCGTTCGGCACCCAGAAGCGGCAGCGCCAGATGGACCGCTGCCGGCAGTACATCGCGCAGGTCGGTGCGACGTGGGTGATCCCGTCAGCCGGTCCGCCCTGCTTCCTCGACCCCGAGTTGCGGGATCTGAACGACGACCACGGCGACCCGGCGAACATCTTCCCCGACCAGGTCGTGTTCCTCGACCAGATGCGCAGCCACGGACACGACGGCGGACTGCTGATGATCCCCGGGTCGACCGCGGATTTCACCGGCTCCCAACTGCTTTCGCTGAAGCATCCGATTCCCGACGACGACGTGATGGCGATCTTCACCACGGGCAAGGCGGACTACATCGCCGACTTCGCCGAGCGGATGGCTCCCGTGCTCGCCGCCGAGAAGGCGTCGTGGGCACCTGCCGAGGGCGAGCCCCTGCTCGAGCCGCTGCGCGAGCTCTTCGAGCCGATCATGCTGCAGTCCGACCAGATCTGCGACGGCATCGGATACCCGGTCGAACTGCGGCTCGGGGACGGCGACCGTCAAGAAGTCGTGGTGCTGGACTTCCCCAAACGTGCTGTGCGGGAAGCGATTCCCGATGAGAAGTTCCGCTACGGCTTCGCCATCGCGCCCGAACTGGTGCGCACCGTGCTGCGCGACGGAGAACCCGACTGGGTGAACACCATCTTCCTGTCCACCCGGTTCAGGGCCTGGCGGGTCGGCGGCTACAACGAATACCTCTACACCTTCTTCAAATGCCTCACCGACGAGCGCATCGCCTACGCCGACGGCTGGTTCGCCGAGGCCCACGACGACACCGCGTCGATCACGCTGGAGGGCTGGGAGATTCAGCGACGGTGCCCGCACCTGAAGGCCGACCTGTCCAAGTTCGGGGTCATCGAGGGCACCACGTTGACCTGCAACCTGCACGGCTGGCAGTGGAACCTGACCAACGGCCGCTGCCTGACCACCAAGGGCCACGAGTTGCGCTCGACGAAGCTGGGTTGAGGCGATGACCCAGACTTCGCGGAACGACGACCGCTACTACGACGACGGCCTGATCCAGCTGGATCAGGAGGCACTGACGTTGCGTCGCTACCACTTTCCGTCGGGCACCTCGAAGATCATCCCGCTGCGCGACATCCGCAGCTACGAATCGTCGCCGCTCGGACTGTTCGTCCAGCGGTTCCGGCTGTGGGGCAGTTCGGATCTGCGCCGCTGGCTGCCGCTCGACATCCACCGGCCGACGAAGTCGACCCTGGTGACCCTCGACGTCGGCACCTCGCCGCACCCGGCGTGCACACCGGCGCGGCCCGCGGAGTTTCTGGAACTGCTCGAAGACTTTTTGTCGGCGCGCCGCTGACTACTTCTTGGGTCTGAGCACGTCCGTGCCGACGTGGGGCACCAGCGCCTCGGGGATCCGCACGCTGCCGTCGGGCTGCTGATGGTTCTCCAGGATCGCGACCAGCCAGCGCGTGGTGGCCAGCGTCCCGTTCAGCGTCGCCGCGGTCTGGGGCCTGCCGTTCTCATCGCGGTAGCGCACGGCCAGCCGCCGCGCCTGGAACGTGGTGCAGTTCGACGTCGAGGTCAGCTCGCGGTAGGTCTGCTGCGTCGGCACCCACGCCTCGCAGTCGTACTTGCGTGCCGCCGACGACCCCAGATCCCCCGCGGCGATGTCGATCACCCGGTAGGGCACCTCGATGGCCGCCAGCAACTGACGCTGCCAGCCGAGCAGTCGATCGTGCTCGGCCTCGGCCTCTTCGGGCCGGCAGTAGACGAAGCCCTCGACCTTGTCGAACTGGTGCACCCGGATGATGCCGCGGGTGTCCTTGCCGTAGCTACCCGCCTCGCGCCGGAAGCACGACGACCAGCCGGCGTACCTCAGCGGGCCACCCGACAGGTCGAGGATCTCGTCGGAGTGGTAGCCGGCCAGCGGCACCTCCGACGTCCCGACCAGATACAGATCGTCCTCGGCGAGGTGGTAGATCTCGTCGGCGTGTGCGCCCAGGAACCCGGTGCCGCGCATGATCTCCGGCCGGACCAGCACCGGCGGGATCATCAGTGTGAAGCCGTTCTCGGTGGCGGTGCGCACCGCCAGCTGGAACAGACCGAGCTGCAGCAGCGCGCCGAACCCGGTGAGGAAGTAGAAGCGCGACCCCGACACCTTGGCCCCGCGCTCCATGTCGATCAACCCCAGTGCCTCGCCGAGCTCGAGATGGTCCTTGGCGTCGGGGATGACCCGTGGTTCACCGACGGTGTCGAGCACCACGAAATCGTCCTCACCGCCGGCGGGCACCCCGTCGATGATCACGTTCGAGATCGCCATGTGCGCCGCGGTGTAGGCGGCCTCGGCGGCCGCCTGGTCGGCCTCGGCGGCCTTGACCTTCTCGGAGAGCTCCTTCGCGGCGGCCAGCAGCGCGGGCCGTTCGTCGGGCGACGCCTTGCCGATCGCCTTGCTGGCCGACTTCTGTTCCGCGCGCAGATTGTCGGCGGCCGAGATCGCGGCACGCCGGGCGGAGTCGGCCTCGGCGAGCGCGTCGACCAGACCGGGATCCTCGCCCCTGGCCTGTTGTGATGCGCGGACGGCGTCGGGGTTTTCTCGCAGCACCTTCGGGTCGATCACCGGGCCAACCCTACGGGGTCGGCCGCCCTGCCTGCACATTCGCTGAGGTACCGGCACAGCACCCGACACGCCTGTCACAATGGTGCGGATGTCTGAGTCATCCGGTTCCTGGTGGAGGAGCCTGCACGCTGCGTCGACACGGCGCGCTCTGCTGCTGACCGCGCTCGGCGGGCTGCTGATCGCCGGCGTGATCACCGCGCTCCCCGACACCGACCCGACCGGCGGACTGACCGCGAACTCCATCTCCCTCGGACCGCGCGGCAACGACACCTTCGACCACGCCAAGAGCGGTGACTGCCTCACCTGGCCGGACCGCACGCCCGACGCCGCCGAGATCGTCGACTGCGCCGGTGAGCACCGGTTCGAGGTCGCCGAGTCGGTGGACATGGGCACCTTCCCCGGAAGCGAGTACGGACCCGACGCGGCGCCGCCGTCAGCGGCCCGGATCCAGCAGATCAGCCAGGAGCAGTGCTCGGCGGCGGTGAAGCGCTACCTGGGCGCGCGGTTCGACCCCAACAGCCGGTTCAGCGTCAGCATGCTGTGGTCCGGCGACAAGGCCTGGCGCCAGTCCGGCGAGCGCAGGATGCTGTGCGGACTGCAGCTGCCCGGCCCGAACAACCAGCAGCTCGCGTTCACCGGACGGGTCGCCGACGTCGACCAGTCCAAGGTCTGGCCGGTCGGCACGTGTCTGGGCATCGACCCGGCGACCAACCAGCCGACCGACATCCCCGTCGACTGCGCCGCCCCGCACGCGATGGAGGTGACCGGCGCGGTCAACCTGGCCGCGAAGTTCCCGGCCGCGCTGCCCCCGGAGCCCGAGCAGGACACGTTCATCAAGGACGAGTGCACGAAGATGACCGACGCCTACCTGGCGCCGATCGAGCTGCGAGAGACGACGCTGACGCTGGTGTACAGCACGGTGTCGTTGCCGAGCTGGGCCGCGGGCAGCCGCCAGGTGTCGTGCAGCATCGGGGCGACCCTCGGCAACGGCGGCTGGTCGACGCTGCTCAACAGCGCCAAGGGTCCGCTGATGATCAACGGACAGCCGCCCGTCCCGCCGCCGGACATCCCGGAGGAACGGCTGTCGCTGCCGCCCATCCCGGTGCCCGACTCGTCGTCGGGCAGCTCCAGCTCGTCGAGTTCGTCGGGGTCCTCCAGCTCGTCGGGGTCCTCGGACTCGTCGGGGTCCTCGGACTCGTCGGGATCCTCGGACTCGTCGTCGGGCAGCAGCCAGAGCGAGGACCAGACGGTCCACGGGCCGCAAGCCCCTGCGCCCGCGCCGACCGAGCAGCCGCCGGTCAATCCGGCGCCGCCGCCCCCGGCCGCGCCGCCCGCCGACCAGCTGCCGCCACCGGGCCCCCTGCTTCTGCCGCCGCCCCCGCCGCCGCCCGCTCCCGTGGCCGGGCCCCCGGCCGAGCCGCTGCCGCCCGGACCTCCGCCTCCACCGGGGGTGTAGCCGCGTGCCCGTGCGGATGAGCCCGCACCGGTTCGAGGAGTTGGTCGGTGACGCCCTGGACCTGATCCCGGCAGGGCTGGCCAAGGCGATCGACAACGTCGTGATCCTGGTCGCGGACCGCCATGAGGAGGAGCCCGACCTGCTGGGCCTCTACGAGGGCGTCGCGCTGACCGAACGGGACTCCTGGTACGCCGGGTCGCTGCCGGACACCATCACCATCTACCGCGAGGCGCTGCTCGACATGTGCGGGGACGAGCAGGAGGTCGTCGACGAGGTCGCCGTCACCGTCATCCACGAGATCGCCCACCACTTCGGCATCGACGACGAGCGCCTGCACGAACTCGGGTGGGGCTGAACGCCGCGCGGCAACCCCGATCCGTCACACCCGGGTGCTATGAACGGCACATGACCGAACAGTGCCGCGCCTGCCGTCTCGGGCTGGAGCACTGCCATGGCGCGCTGATCCACCACCCGTTCCACCGCCCGGAGTGCACCGAGGACGACTGCTTCGTCTCTGCCGCCGACCACGACCTGCACATCGACTGCAGCGCGACCGGATGCCTCTGCGAGGACGTCGCGTCGCGGTCAACCCATCGGGTCGGCTGACCGCGGCGCATCGCCTGCGGTCGTGGTGACCGGCGCGTCGCCGACGAACGGCGGGGTCAGCTTGCCCCACTGCACACAGCTCCAGCGTCCGTCGGTGATCGGCGCCAGCACCACCGATTCGGTGTTGGCGAGGTGGTGGTCGACGGCGAACCGGCTGTCGACACCGGCCAGTAAGGCCGAGACGAGCCTGATCGCGGCGCCGTGGCTGACCACGACGATGTCGCCGTGCCACGTCTCGTCGTCGAGGTAGCGCATCCGCAGCTGATCCAGCACCGGCACGTACCGGTCCAGCACCTGCTGAGCGGTCTCGCCACCGGGCAGCGCGACGTCGAGTTCCCCACCGTGCCAGCGCCGATAGACGGCGTTGAACTCGTCGTGGGCGGCCTCGTCGGTGCGGTCCTCCAACTCCCCCACCTGAACCTCGTGGAGTCCCTCGAATGCCATGGCGCCGGCGCTCAGCGCGCCGCCGAACTCCGCGGCGATGTGGCCGGCCGTCTGCACCGCCCGCGTCGCGATCGAGTGGGTGACGATCGCCGCCGGCCGGGCCAGCGTCCGCGCGAACGTCCGCGCCTGATCACGGCCCAGGTCGGTCAACTCGGCGCCGGGCGGCCGGGTGTCGAGGCGCCGTTCCACGTTGGCGTGCGACTGCCCGTGTCGCACGAGCACCAGGCGTCCGGTCACGGCCTGCCCTCCCGGAGCCGCTGCAGCCATGCCGTCGCCTCGTCCAGGGGAGGTGGCGCGGCGCCGCCCGTCTCACCGGTCGGCCACGAACCGAGGTAGCGCACGTCCGCGCAGCGGCGGTGCAGCGCCCGCAG is drawn from Mycolicibacterium gilvum and contains these coding sequences:
- a CDS encoding histidine phosphatase family protein translates to MTGRLVLVRHGQSHANVERRLDTRPPGAELTDLGRDQARTFARTLARPAAIVTHSIATRAVQTAGHIAAEFGGALSAGAMAFEGLHEVQVGELEDRTDEAAHDEFNAVYRRWHGGELDVALPGGETAQQVLDRYVPVLDQLRMRYLDDETWHGDIVVVSHGAAIRLVSALLAGVDSRFAVDHHLANTESVVLAPITDGRWSCVQWGKLTPPFVGDAPVTTTAGDAPRSADPMG
- the serS gene encoding serine--tRNA ligase, with protein sequence MIDPKVLRENPDAVRASQQARGEDPGLVDALAEADSARRAAISAADNLRAEQKSASKAIGKASPDERPALLAAAKELSEKVKAAEADQAAAEAAYTAAHMAISNVIIDGVPAGGEDDFVVLDTVGEPRVIPDAKDHLELGEALGLIDMERGAKVSGSRFYFLTGFGALLQLGLFQLAVRTATENGFTLMIPPVLVRPEIMRGTGFLGAHADEIYHLAEDDLYLVGTSEVPLAGYHSDEILDLSGGPLRYAGWSSCFRREAGSYGKDTRGIIRVHQFDKVEGFVYCRPEEAEAEHDRLLGWQRQLLAAIEVPYRVIDIAAGDLGSSAARKYDCEAWVPTQQTYRELTSTSNCTTFQARRLAVRYRDENGRPQTAATLNGTLATTRWLVAILENHQQPDGSVRIPEALVPHVGTDVLRPKK
- a CDS encoding septum formation family protein: MVRMSESSGSWWRSLHAASTRRALLLTALGGLLIAGVITALPDTDPTGGLTANSISLGPRGNDTFDHAKSGDCLTWPDRTPDAAEIVDCAGEHRFEVAESVDMGTFPGSEYGPDAAPPSAARIQQISQEQCSAAVKRYLGARFDPNSRFSVSMLWSGDKAWRQSGERRMLCGLQLPGPNNQQLAFTGRVADVDQSKVWPVGTCLGIDPATNQPTDIPVDCAAPHAMEVTGAVNLAAKFPAALPPEPEQDTFIKDECTKMTDAYLAPIELRETTLTLVYSTVSLPSWAAGSRQVSCSIGATLGNGGWSTLLNSAKGPLMINGQPPVPPPDIPEERLSLPPIPVPDSSSGSSSSSSSSGSSSSSGSSDSSGSSDSSGSSDSSSGSSQSEDQTVHGPQAPAPAPTEQPPVNPAPPPPAAPPADQLPPPGPLLLPPPPPPPAPVAGPPAEPLPPGPPPPPGV
- a CDS encoding metallopeptidase family protein — encoded protein: MPVRMSPHRFEELVGDALDLIPAGLAKAIDNVVILVADRHEEEPDLLGLYEGVALTERDSWYAGSLPDTITIYREALLDMCGDEQEVVDEVAVTVIHEIAHHFGIDDERLHELGWG